The Vibrio tubiashii ATCC 19109 genome has a segment encoding these proteins:
- a CDS encoding GNAT family N-acetyltransferase, with protein MLEWRIKKFDQLNVHELYAFLRLRVDIFIVEMEEPYSDLDGKDNHPETYHVMGFDGEELVAYSRIMPQQLGYPKEVLPLIEDDANDVCIGRVIVSLKYRGQGVGNELMRVSFESTKELYPQDSIFISAQEHLKDYYGSFGFNVISKPYLEDNCKMLGLRYTP; from the coding sequence ATGCTAGAGTGGAGAATCAAAAAATTTGATCAGCTAAACGTTCACGAGCTTTACGCTTTTTTACGTCTTCGGGTAGATATTTTTATCGTCGAGATGGAAGAGCCCTATAGTGACCTAGACGGAAAAGACAATCATCCTGAGACATATCATGTAATGGGATTTGACGGCGAAGAACTCGTAGCGTACAGCCGAATCATGCCGCAGCAACTTGGTTACCCTAAAGAAGTACTCCCCCTAATTGAAGATGACGCTAACGATGTATGTATTGGCAGGGTAATTGTTAGCCTCAAATACAGAGGACAAGGTGTTGGCAACGAACTAATGCGGGTAAGCTTCGAGTCAACAAAAGAGCTTTATCCCCAAGACTCCATTTTTATTTCGGCTCAAGAGCACTTAAAAGATTACTACGGAAGCTTTGGATTCAACGTCATCTCTAAGCCGTATCTAGAAGACAATTGTAAGATGCTTGGGCTCCGATACACACCTTAA